One genomic segment of Primulina tabacum isolate GXHZ01 chromosome 9, ASM2559414v2, whole genome shotgun sequence includes these proteins:
- the LOC142555932 gene encoding protein INCREASED PETAL GROWTH ANISOTROPY 1-like, with protein sequence MVAGKVKVAMGLQKSPANAKIKPDVSPKTPSISTPSSAKQQQAQKGSNAAYSRSFGVYFPRASAQVQPRPPDVAELLRLVEELRERESRLKTEILENKLLKESVAIVPVLESEILSKNSELERSGKKIECLETENERLREENEYLHMHLSKQNQKYEEKIKSMQADLSDIKKAVAEREREQEEVSSSSSTTRFCDAANNHKSSATTKFLRKCMTQNSINLGGFETGNINFKPEIEEKKEVNVGVIEMSERPRHSRSNSDEIPDVYDGLIGLRPRVPRVPKPPPRPSTSILSSCSSSSSLISSSMSLPSYGSLSDSADRALAEISNIPPPPPPPPPPVKVSSLKCPPPPPPPPPCSKAAPPPPPPPQKGATRPVQAKVRRVPEVVEFYHSLMRRDSCSRRDSGGGGGGSVDTQAAGAAAKDMIGEIANRSSHLLAIKTDVETQGDFIRFLIKEVEDAAFTDIEDIVPFVKWLDDELSFLVDERAVLKHFEWPEQKADVLREAAFGYCDLKKLESEASTFRDDPRQPCSHALKKMQSLFEKLEHGVYNLSRMRESAAKRYKAFQIPMNWMLDTGYVSQIKLASVKLAMKYMKRISAELEMIWGCPEEEELILQGVKFAFRVHQFAGGFDVETMKAFQELRDKARSCNVQYHNQHQQKLVYRSSVSY encoded by the exons ATGGTGGCTGGAAAAGTAAAAGTTGCGATGGGTTTGCAGAAATCGCCGGCGAATGCGAAGATAAAGCCTGATGTCTCCCCGAAGACTCCATCGATATCCACACCAAGCTCGGCTAAGCAGCAGCAAGCCCAGAAGGGATCTAACGCCGCCTATTCACGTTCTTTTGGCGTTTACTTCCCACGCGCCTCCGCCCAGGTGCAGCCTCGGCCCCCCGATGTCGCCGAGCTCCTCCGCCTTGTGGAAGAGTTACGAGAACGAGAGTCCCGCTTGAAGACTGAAATTTTGGAGAACAAACTGCTGAAAGAGTCCGTCGCCATTGTTCCTGTGCTTGAGAGCGAGATTTTGAGCAAGAATTCAGAACTTGAAAGATCCGGAAAGAAAATCGAATGCTTGGAAACGGAAAATGAAAGACTCAGGGAAGAGAATGAGTATTTGCACATGCACCTCTCCAAACAAAACCAGAAGTATGAGGAGAAAATCAAATCCATGCAGGCTGATTTATCCGATATCAAGAAAGCCGTTGCAGAAAGAGAGCGGGAGCAAGAAGAGGTGTCATCTTCATCATCCACAACGAGGTTTTGCGATGCGGCGAATAATCATAAATCTAGTGCCACAACAAAGTTTTTGAGAAAATGCATGACCCAAAATAGCATTAACTTGGGTGGTTTCGAAACTGGTAATATTAATTTCAAGCCAGAAATTGAGGAAAAGAAAGAGGTAAATGTTGGTGTAATTGAGATGTCTGAAAGGCCGAGGCATTCTCGGAGTAATTCTGACGAAATTCCAGACGTTTATGATGGGTTAATAGGGCTGAGACCCCGCGTTCCTCGTGTTCCTAAGCCGCCGCCGAGGCCATCCACCTCAATTTTGTCATCATGTTCTTCGTCTTCCTCTTTAATATCTTCTTCTATGTCTTTGCCTTCGTACGGCTCTTTATCGGATTCAGCTGACCGCGCGTTGGCGGAGATTTCCAACATTCCTCCTCCGCCACCTCCGCCACCGCCTCCGGTGAAAGTTTCCTCCCTGAAATGTCCTCCACcgcctcctcctccaccgccatgTTCGAAAGCtgcaccaccacctcctccgcCTCCTCAGAAAGGGGCAACAAGGCCTGTCCAGGCTAAGGTTCGAAGGGTCCCGGAGGTTGTCGAGTTCTACCATTCCCTTATGAGGAGGGACTCGTGTTCGAGGCGGGATTCCGGTGGGGGAGGTGGCGGCTCCGTCGATACCCAGGCGGCCGGAGCTGCGGCCAAGGATATGATAGGGGAGATTGCGAACCGTTCTTCCCATTTACTGGCA ATTAAGACAGATGTGGAAACTCAAGGGGATTTCATCAGGTTTTTGATTAAAGAAGTTGAAGATGCTGCCTTCACAGATATAGAAGATATAGTGCCTTTTGTTAAATGGCTAGATGACGAGCTCTCTTTCTTG GTTGATGAAAGGGCAGTTTTGAAGCACTTTGAATGGCCTGAGCAGAAGGCAGATGTTTTAAGAGAAGCAGCATTCGGGTACTGTGATTTGAAAAAGCTCGAATCTGAAGCCTCCACATTTCGAGATGACCCCAGACAACCTTGTTCTCACGCTCTCAAGAAAATGCAGTCTTTGTTTGAGAA ATTGGAGCATGGAGTATATAACTTGTCAAGAATGAGAGAATCAGCTGCAAAACGATACAAAGCATTTCAAATTCCTATGAACTGGATGCTAGATACCGGTTACGTCAGCCAG ATCAAGCTGGCATCAGTGAAACTGGCCATGAAGTACATGAAACGGATATCCGCTGAGCtcgaaatgatttggggatgtCCAGAAGAAGAAGAGCTTATTCTTCAAGGTGTAAAGTTTGCGTTCCGGGTTCATCAG TTTGCTGGTGGTTTTGATGTGGAGACAATGAAAGCATTTCAAGAACTGAGGGATAAAGCTCGATCCTGCAATGTGCAATACCATAATCAGCATCAACAGAAACTTGTTTACAGGTCCTCTGTTTCTTACTGA